The segment GGGCTGTTTCCCGGGGAAGAGTTAACAAATCCCCgcagcggcggggctgggggagcgggTGGGGAGTCCGGGGGGAGTGATGGGGGCAGGGAGGCTGCGGAGCCCCGCTGCCCTGCAGGGAAGGCGGTTGCATTGCCAAAGACTCCCCGCTGGGCTAGCAGGCCCGGGAGCAGATTAATCAGGCACTAATTCAATTTACAACAACCACTTTTATTCAGCTCGGTGGCAAGGAATTCAAAGCGGGGAGAGGGGCGGGCGGAGGGGAGGGGGCGGAGGCCGGCCTGGGGCTCGCCGCTGCCCGGGCAGCCGCTGTCCCCTCGGGCCGCCGCTGTCCCCTCGGGCCGCCCCACCGGGACTGGCGGGGAGGGGACCGCGCCACCGTGCCAGGGCCCGGCCGCTTGAGTGACACGGCGTGGGCAGCGCTCCGAGAGAGGGCACCTCcgttggaaaaataaaagtgcccTTTTAATcaaagagggagggaaggggggcgACTAGGGCGGCCGGGAGCCGCGGGGGGGAAACCCCTCCGCTCTCTCCCGCGAATATCTCTCCGGGATCTCGGTACCGTCCCCTGGGCCGGAGCAGCGGGCGTCGGCGTGTCCCCGGCCGGGATCATCGGGCAAAGAGCCGAGCGGAACCCGAGGGAGGCAGCCGTCGGGGGGCGGCTCGCCCGGCACCgggggtctgctggggagggcaggaaGCGGAGCCCGGGCTGGGGCACGGGATGTGCCACTCTTTAGTCCCTTCCTCGCTTTAAGGGAAACGTCGACAAGCTGCACACCGAGGGGAGCACActggggctgtgccgggcaaaTGGCCCCTTCACCGAGATCGGCCCCCTAAAACAACCTGCCGGGAGTCGTCAGGCCCCTTAGTTCCCGTGTCGTACTCAAAGACTCGAGTGTCCCTCCAGTTAAACTTCCCCGGCATCGGGTTTTCTTTCCGGTGCGGAGGTTCCGGGCCGAGACCCTCTGGGGACCCCTTCGGGCCGGGCGTGTGGACAGGCGGGCTCCGGGCTCTTTCACTGGGCGGTGGTTCTGCCCCAGACCCCCCTCCCAATCCAGCTGAGGGGTCAGGCACGATATGGGCTGGGGACTAGTAGGGAAGGGGAGGCCAACAACGACCAGCCGGGAAAGCGCCCGGTTCTGTCCCTGTCGGCGTCCTCACAGGTACTGAAGCCCCTCCCGGCCGGTGCCCCCCTCTCTCCGCCCCATGCCCACGGAGCACCCCCAGCTGCGGAGGTGCGGACAGCCCTGACCTCCGTCTGAGGCACAGCGGGGTGGAGGGAGAAGCCGGGCCCTTCCCCGGCTCCTCGGGGCGGCTCGGAAGCCCCGCGGCAGAGCTGGCGCCCATCGCCGCGGTATCGGGGCGGGCTCCGTCCCTGTCCCATCCCTCCCCCCGCCCTCCCCGAGGCCTGTGCGTGTCTCTGGCTGAGCCGCCAGTGGATGTCGTTGTTCTGTTCCTTGAGCGCGATGTCACTCCTTTAGCATGACCTCAAACGCGGCGGGGGCTGGGACCGCCAGTCATTCTCCGTGCCGGGGCGGGAGGCAGGCGGGACCCAGCCCCGCCGCCAGCCGCACTTTTGtggtgccgccgccgccgcggtcTCCCCTTTCTCCGCGGGGCTggccgcggggcgggcggtGCTCCGGGCTCCCCGAGCCTCTGCACCGCGTCCGTCGGCCAAGTCGCCCCGCGGAGCTGCGCGCTTAGAGCGGCcgctcccctccctcctttcccccccACGCCGCGCGGAGGTTGCGCAGGATGCCGCGGAGGGGCGCGGAGGGGCcgctggccctgctgctggcGGCGGCGTGGCTGGCGCAGCCCCTGCGCGGCGGCTACCACGGCGTGAGCATGTTCGCCGTGCAGACGGCTCAGCCCGACCCTTGCTACGACGAGCACGGGCTGCCCCGCCGCTGCATCCCCGACTTCGTCAACTCGGCCTTCGGGAAGGAGGTGAAGGTGTCGAGCACCTGCGGGAAGCCGCCGTCGCGGTACTGCGTGGTGACAGAGAAGGGCGAGGAGCAGGTCCGGTCCTGCCACCTCTGCAATGCCTCCGACCCCAAGCGCGCCCACCCGCCCTCCTTCCTCACCGACCTCAACAACCCGCACAACCTGACCTGCTGGCAGTCCGACAGCTACGTCCAGTACCCCCATAACGTCACCCTCACCCTCTCCCTGGGCAAGAAATTCGAGGTGACCTACGTCAGCCTTCAGTTCTGCTCGCCGCGCCCCGAGTCCATGGCCATCCACAAGTCCATGGACTACGGCAAGACCTGGGTGCCCTTCCAGTTTTACTCCACGCAGTGCCGCAAGATGTACAACAAGCCCAACCGCGCCACCATCACCAAGCAGAACGAGCAGGAGGCGGTCTGCACCGACTCGCACACCGACGTGCGGCCCCTCTCCGGCGGCCTCATCGCCTTCAGCACCCTGGACGGCCGCCCCACCGCCCACGACTTCGACAACTCGCCTGTGCTGCAGGACTGGGTGACGGCCACCGACATCAGGGTGACCTTCAGCCGCCTCCACACCTTCGGCGACGAGAGCGAGGATGACTCCGAGCTGGCCCGCGACTCCTACTTCTACGCCGTTTCCGACTTGCAGGTCGGAGGGCGATGCAAATGCAACGGCCACGCGTCGCGCTGTGTCCGTGACCGCGACGACAGCTTGGTGTGCGACTGCAAGCACAACACGGCCGGCCCCGAGTGCGACCGCTGCAAGCCCTTCCACTACGACCGGCCCTGGCAGAGAGCGACCGCCCGGGAGGCCAACGAGTGCGTGGGTGAGTCCCACGCCGCGGACACTGACACTCGGGCACACACGGGGGGAAGGACGGGGAGAGGGCACTGGGGTCCCCggaagggcagggagagggagggaagagcGAAGGACTCGGCAGGGAACGAGGAGAGAAAGGCGTGGAGACATCCAGGACTCGGCAAGGGACCTTCAAGGACGACAAGGGAAAGGCGTGGGGACATCCAGGACTCGGCAAGGGAGCTTCGGGACTGGAGAGTGAAAAGCATGGGAACATCCAGGACCCGTCAGGGAACGGGGAACAAAAGGCATGGGGACATCCAGGACTCGGCAATGGACCgccagagagagggagagaaaggcatGGGGATGTCCAAGGACACGGCGAGAAGCGCGGGGACATCCAGGGACACGGGGAGCGGGACAGGGACACGCAGGGACATGGAGAGCAGGACAGGGCGAGGATGCTGAGGTACCCGGGAGCGTAGGGCGAAGGAGGGGACACCGAGCGACCCAGAAGCGCGGAACAGGGGGTGTGAAGGAACTCGGAAGGGCAGGGGATGGGACTCGGAGGAGCCCGTCAGGGCAAggcaggggacactggggcagCCGAGAGGGCACTGGGGACAGCACCGAAGTGCAGAGCAGGGGGCACGGGAAACTGGGAACCACAGGGCAGGGGACGACGAGGCACAGGAATATGGGGCAGGAGATATCGAAAGCCCGGGAGACGTGGGGCGGGGGGACGCCGGAGGACCCGAGAACGCAGGACCGAGGGTACCGGGGGATTCTGGTGCGCAAAGAAGGGGACAGCGGGGCAGGAAACAGCAAGTTTGCTCAGGAGGGGTGAGAAGGGACACTCAGGAGACCGGGAAAACACCGTTCGTGGCCGGAAAAGCGCCCTGTGTGGCTGGGAAGGTTTCCCCGTCCCGGGCAGCTCCCGGCCGAGGATCCCGCAGCGCTCGGAGCGGGGCCGGCAGCCCTGCTCCCTTCCCGGGACACCGGTCAGAGCCCCACCGCAAAGCCTCCGGCTCTCCCGAGAGGCTCCGTGCCCGATCGGGACGGGGACGGGCTCCGGTCCTCCCCGGGGTGACAATGCGATAGGGCGCTGGGGAGGACAGTTCGGCTCCCGCCGCTGCATCCTCAGGACATgcgggcggccccggggacCGTGTTGGGGCGGCCGGGACTTGAACGAGCCCCAAGGCCAAAGGAGAACCGAGGAGTAACCGGTTCTTGGGCGAGAAACTCGTGCTGTCCTTGCTGTAAGCGAGCGCCAGCCTCCTTCCGAGGGGAGACGGGGAGTCCCTCGCCTCTGCCCGGGGTGACCAAGGGTGAAAAGCTTGGAGTGCTTTTCCCCTTGAGCCGCCGCACTTCCCGCCGCCGGGTCCCCCCGATCTTCCACCTCCTGGTCCCCAGCGGGATCCCCGTGCGCCGTCGCTCCTCTTGTCGCCGCGGTTCGGGGGACCGGTGCCAGTCCCTGCGCTGAGCCGTGTGCCTGTGGCTGGGGTGACGCAGCCCCGGGTCTGGGATGCACCGTGGGCTCAACTCGGTTCTCCGCGCCGGGACCCCCCGGCTTCGCGGGGCGCGTCCGCGccgcccgctgccgccgccttGTTTACACGGAAAACACGGCCCCGTCTTCCAAAATATTTGCAGCTCCGACGATAGGAAAAAAAGCACCGCCGAGCGGCCAGGGttgggcttttatttttcccttctcctattccacccccccccccccccccaaatcacAATCAGATGTCTCTCTTGCAGAGAGCGCAATTTCTTCGCCGGCGCCTCGAACAGCGAGGAGCGGCCAAGTCTGGGTTATCTGGCAGGGGAGAGGGAGGCCCGGTCCTGAAGCACCGGGACACCCGTGGTGGCGGCGCCGGGGGAAGGTGCGGGGGTCCCGGCAGCGGGCGGCGGTGTCAGCCCCGGCCGGAGCCTCCACTGCCCGTCGGGCGGAGCGGCCGCGGGCCcggggcggcggcagcgggggaAGGAAGCGGCGGGGAGATGCCGTTTCCCGGAGGCGAAGGCGGTGGGTGCCGCTCGGATGTGCCAACAGCCGGGTTATCTCCGGgtttacttttcttctgtcccGGCGGGTCCCTCTGCCCGGCAGCGCTCGGGAACGGGGCTCCACGTCTTGATAATTTCCCAGGTCCAGGGAAGCACGGGGGGCTCAGCTCCCCCGGGTTTCAGTCCCGTCCCACAGGCAGGGACGAGTTTCATGCGTGCAGAACGTCGCCGCTATCGGCGATGCCATAAAATTTGATATGATCTCGGGGTTCTATTGGAGCAGGGTCCTACAGTGCTCCTGAAAAAAGTCTGTTCAGTTACTACTATGCTGGCCCTATGCACTTAACATCCTTCTCCCTTTCCAATATACTtccaataaaaaagaaacaagttctCGGTTTCCAGTAAAATGTGTGACTTTTGTGCCAGCTTTGCATTTCAGACCATGCACAGTCCTAGCCGTGTCAGGCTGCCGCAAACGAAAATCAttccattttgtctttttctgccGCCTTTGCTGGGAAATGAATGTTTTGCAAGGATGAAGCTGCCGTAAAATAATTTTCCCCAGCCCATTTCTGCTGCACACTCCCCGGGGCCATACCTATCAGGCTGCAAAACCAACCATGGCCAAACAACTGCATTGCCCTGCCAAGCCCACACTGCCTGGAGTAATCCCCCTAGATAAAGATCACAATAACCCTATTCAGCTCCCACCCACTTGCTCATGACCATCGGCCCACCCTGGTTTCTCTCCTAAATCCCGGGAGAAAGTCGGGCTTTGCGGTCACCCAAGGGCTCGGGCTGCAGTgtccgccgggccgggcccaaCGGTGGGTCGGTGGTGACGCGTCCAGCTGCATGTTGGAGGGATCTTCAACCGCTTGAGAGAGAAGTCAGAGGAGGCCAGAGCCTCCTGAGCAGCAGTAGAGAGGGAGGAGATGTATTAGCCAAATTAGCTGAATTTGCCCCGGGCAGTGGTGTGAGAAATGATTacaatttttttcactgaatttgctctttttatctggattttttttttccttttttttccagccaggGAGAAAAATGATAGAATGTGTCTGCTTTGCTCAAAAATTTGGGTGTTTTCTTTGGTAATCCCATTTCCCCTGCCAAAACTGAATCTTTGTTCCTATTCATGCTTATTTGGGGCTGAGAAAGAAATGCACTGGAGTTTCTGACAAAAAGTCAAAATTTCCCACGGGAACGTTTTTCACCAGGCTgatctgatttttctttatcacttctttctgcCTACAAGAGCTTGGGCACCGCACACGGAGAGGAGAGAGCCTGGCCCAAGGAGATGTTCTCCAGGGACCTGTTCGCGCAGAAGGAGCCCGACCAGTAGAGCTTTTCACAGGTTCAGGTTCCCATCAACTCATCCACGTAGAGCTTGGCCTTACAGTCTGGCTTTGGCCAGGTGCCTGAGAGCTAACATGCTCCAGGGAGGTCACAGCTTGGAGACAAGCTTAGAGGTCTGTTCTCCATCCTCCTTCTCTCCAGCGCCTTCAGGCTGGCTCCATTTGCTCAGCATTGGTACAGCCCAAGCCCCGTGTCTCCAACCCGGTTTGTCCTGATGAAGCTTCCAGTTCCCCTGTGAGAGGGGACTGCAGCTGAAAAAGGCCTAGACTAAATTGTTGTCAGAGCTGGTGAGCTTGGACACATGAAAATGCAGGCAGGGTCTTTGACCAGACTCAGCAGCATCAATAAAATGCAATCGACACCATTCCACAATTTCTCATGGACTGCagcattattttgaaaacaaacatgggCAAGTGCTGCTTTCAAATACTCCCTTCAGTTTGCATAAAAtaccttttgcctttgccttggctgCGGAAAGTGCTACTGGACAAACGCAGGCTGCAGCCCACTGAGGCACTTTGAGAACGAGCTCCAGGCTCCGCTCCCAGTGCCGGCGCTGGGGCTGCGCAGCGCGTTCCCCGCGGGGCCGGGAGATGCGCCCGCCGCCTGCACGTGTGTCTGACGTCAATGGGGCTTGCAGGTGCTGGGCGCCTCTCGGATTTTGGCCCTCTGTGATGCCTAGAGAGTGTTTAACAATAACAAGTGCCGTTgcagggagagaaaggaaacatcTTGTGTTTTCAGATAGGGGATTTGGCACAAGCCGCGTGCGAAGCCGGGTGTTAGACGGGTTCTGCTCCACGGCGTGCGCTGCAGTGAGGTTCCCAGGCTGGGATGTGTGTTGTGTCAGAGCAATTTGTGAGCAAGTCTCTCCTCCAGCTAAAAGGAAACTTTATCTCTGACAAGGAGGGGACTGGAAACTACTAGAGAGCAGCCTGCCAAATGCTTACAATGAGAAACTTCCCTCCAGACAAACCTGGGGCTTTAGCATCTTGGTGGCGGTTCAGGGAGGTATTTGCAGAGCAGCGCTCACCGAAACAGCCGGTGGGCTGCCCTCCATCCTCATTATAACCGGGGAAACCAAATACTTCCACAGCAGCGAGCTCTTCTTGCTCTGGTTCTGCAGAGCAGAATGGTGGAATTTCATCTTGCGGAATTCCTGGTGCCCCTTATTAAATTTAGGTGATCCCTCTTCTTTAACCTGCGATAATCATCTCCATTGCAGCCTCTTCCCCTTCGGTTCCAGGCATCGTGGTGAGGTGGGAGTCAGCCAGAGGACTTAAGTGGCTTTGCAAACCCTTCTGCAAGGAGAAGCAGGACCTGAGTGTCCCCAGTGTTCACCCTGCTCATGGCCACATCTCTTCCAGAGGGGCGGGAAGGATGCAAGTGTCCCTTCTCATCTTGTAAAGCAACAACATTTCTTATCTGAGCAAAGAGGGTCTGAGAAGGATTTCCAAGGTGTCCCTGCAGGGTCCCAACACAGGATCCCCAGGGTGCCAGTGGAGGATCTCAGGGTGCCCATGAAGGATCCCCAGGGTGCAGCATCCTTTGTGTATCTGagacagatgctgctgcctggggctggctCTGACGATGGCTCTGGACTGAGCCAGCCAGGCAAGGCTGGCAGGTGGATTTTGGAGCTATTGTGTGCTGATAATGCCCACTACCTTCTGGTGATATTAAGAATACTCATAATTCCTGACATCCAGGCTTGTCTTGTGCTTCAGTTTCCCCATTTGTAGAGAATAAAGGCAGGCTGTGCAAAATGCTTCTGACTCGGGGTAAGGAAGGCGTGAAGCAGTATCATAGCATCCTCGTGTCTAGGGAAACACTGCAACTGGGGCAGCTTCACCAGCAACCTGGCACCAGCGGGTGACTGGAACAGACCCTGCGTGGGCTGGACCTCTCGTGACACCATGTGCCGTCCACAGAGCCGCAGGTCCTTTACACCCCAGCCCTGGTTCAGCTCCCAGCGGGTTGCTTTGCATGGGGAATTGCACGAGCTGCGGGTAACACTGTATTGCTGAGCAGATGGGTGCTGTAGCCATAGAAATATGGGCCCATAAGCTGCTGAGACTCCCATTGTAGCCTCCCAAGCAAGCCTTGCATGGGCAGAGCTTTCTCACAGGCTTTTATTCTCAGGAAGCTTAAAGTTAAACTGATTTCCAACAGAAAGGTTTTtacaccaacaaacaaacaaacaaaaaagcgcagtTAAggctaaaacaaaaccaggcttGGCACTCAGGGTTGGACACTTGCCTTCCCTTGAGCTTGTCCATGGCTAATCTCTGCCCTCCTCTTTCTGGGCCAAAGCATGTCATCCTTATTCAGCCTTCGCTGTCCTCGCTGCGGCAAACTCCCCGTGACCGCCCCGGGGGACGTGCTGCCTCTCCGAGGATGGAGCGAGAAGCACGCGAGGGCTCTGGAATCTCTGCTGCATGTAGGGATCCTGCTTGGAAGAACTCTCCTGTGGTTCTGGGTTTCCCACCTGGCCTGTGAAATGGGGGCAGCTGCGATGCATGAGCCCATCTTTATAGTCTTAGTGTATCTTCTCTTTGTCTTTGGGAGTTGGGGGTGGACTTTCTGACCACAGAGGGTTGCTGTCTTTCTTTGGCCCCAGGTCTCTCCTGCCTCCCTTTTGGGAGGCTTTTTGGTACAGGATTTTGAAGGTTCTTGCTCTTATTGCATGCCAGGGTTAGGCTGTCCGAGTGGAGTTTTTCTGGGGAACttctgcaggattttggggtgctgtGATGAGTTTCTTTCCCAACAAGTTTTGCCTTGGGTGACATGCAGGGCGAAGGACATCTTGGGTCAGGATGTTTGGAACCAGCCGGTTACCTTCACAGTGTTAGAGACATTCACACTGCAGAGGTTGCACATCATTTCAGCGTTGCTGTTGATCAGcagaaataaacccaaaccaGCCTCATGATGTACCAAATACCACGTCTAACCTTTCCTAGAAAGCACTGACACAGCTGCTGGCAGTGCAGAACACACCAGCTCTTGGCGTGCAGGGCTGAGCCCTCAACATGCGAGGGGCTTCACAGCCCCCAGACTTGATTTCCCGCATATTATTTATTTGCAGCATGTTCGTGTTTGCTCCAAACAGGTCCCGCCAACtttccaggcagcagcaggggagGCAGAGGTTTTGCTGCCAGGATCAGCCCGCGCAGACGGATTAAACCTGGAAAAAGGCTTTGGCAGTGGCAGAGCCCAGCGGTCGCATCTGctttgtccccagggtgtcTCTGGAGAGGTGGCTGCCGTTTGGCCTTTGCCGCTGCAATCAGCGGGGGGGACATTTCCTTCACACGACCTGAGCTCCCCTCCCCGAGCATCCGTGCCAGATCCCCGCTGCTTCCCGCAGCCGGCGCGGCAGAACCGGGAGCTTGGCAGTGCCGCGGggctcagcctggctctgcaACCCGGCGTCATGGGGAGATGGGGCTGCACCCGGGCAGGAATCAAAGCACAGCTCGTAAAGAAACAGCCCAGATCCTCAGACAGTGCAAACCCAGCTCTATCCAGTGGCATCGTCTCACTTCCACTAACTGCGCTCCGAAAAACCAAGCCCCTGATGGCTGGGATGGGGCTGCCTGGCTGAAGTGATGGACAGGCTTTTAAAAAGATATCTGTATAATAGCTTTCATTTATAGGGGGATTAGAATGCCCTGGGGACTGATAAGGAGCCGGGAAGGCTTTTCCTGCACTGAGGCGGTGCAGCCGGGAGGCTGCCGGGGGGAGTGGAGCGGAGGGCTCGGCTGCTCTCGATCCATCCCAGCCCAGGTTTGCAGCAGAGATCAGTGGCACGAAGGGGCTCAGCCACACGCCGGCCGGGAGATTGCAttgggctctgcagagggaggaGGATTAACTggtggggaggaaaaaatgttgtggttttttagGCAGATACTAAAAAAATGGGTTCTGAGCTGGGAGAGCACAAGCGCCTGTGTCAGCGgagggctggggatggaggaggcGTGCGTCTCTGCCGAGAGCTTGatttacagatttattttgaaCAGCACTAGTTTTAGTGGAGGATGGAGTTTAAAAACTGATGGTGTGATATGGCCAGAGAGACTGTTTTGTCCCGGAGAAGGATTGGCACTGGGAGCCCTGAATTCTGAGCTGGCACTGGAGGGGCTGCTGCATCAACAGCACAACCGGGCGCAAAATTGCTGCTGCTCACAACTTGCATCTCCTGCACAAAGTGACGGTTGTATCACCGGGGATTGCAGCAAGTGAAGAGAGCAACAGATAGGGCAAGAGCCCAGTTTCATGTCCCACACACAGCCGTGGAAGCAGggagggtgcaggcaggagttCTCCTTTCAGTTTTTTCAAAGTGTCTTGTAAACAATGGGTGGGTTGAAAATCGTATCTGCGTCTCCCTCCTTCATAGAGGTTTGGaggctggggaaggaaaaacCCTCTATTTCACACTCTCCTTGAAGTGcagtatttctaaattattccACAGAGGGTTATAGGCTGGCAGGGACATCTGGCTTTGCTGTTGTCACCCTGGCTGTGGTATCACCTGCAGAGGGACCCCATCTTGTGCTGAGCCCGGTGCTGGGTCAGGGTGTCCCGGTGTggggagctgcagccccagcccgctCCTGGGATGtgccttggggacagcagggctggcagcagggcaggtAAAGGACGAACCCAGGAgacctttgccatctcctgccaaaagtgaacagaaagaaagattgtGTGGGCAGGCAAGCGGGGATGCTGGTGCTGGCGGGGGCGAGCAGCTGCAGGGTGTCTCGGAGACAAACTTTTTCCCTGCTTGATGGTCAAAGCTGCTGCATCTCCTCTGTTTGGGAGAGGGTGGTGGAGACCAGgacccagcacccccaaattcacctggaaaagagcaaaaccaacATGAGGGGCAGGTGCAGCCAGGCTCTACA is part of the Columba livia isolate bColLiv1 breed racing homer chromosome 18, bColLiv1.pat.W.v2, whole genome shotgun sequence genome and harbors:
- the NTN1 gene encoding netrin-1; its protein translation is MPRRGAEGPLALLLAAAWLAQPLRGGYHGVSMFAVQTAQPDPCYDEHGLPRRCIPDFVNSAFGKEVKVSSTCGKPPSRYCVVTEKGEEQVRSCHLCNASDPKRAHPPSFLTDLNNPHNLTCWQSDSYVQYPHNVTLTLSLGKKFEVTYVSLQFCSPRPESMAIHKSMDYGKTWVPFQFYSTQCRKMYNKPNRATITKQNEQEAVCTDSHTDVRPLSGGLIAFSTLDGRPTAHDFDNSPVLQDWVTATDIRVTFSRLHTFGDESEDDSELARDSYFYAVSDLQVGGRCKCNGHASRCVRDRDDSLVCDCKHNTAGPECDRCKPFHYDRPWQRATAREANECVACNCNLHARRCRFNMELYKLSGRKSGGVCLNCRHNTAGRHCHYCKEGFYRDLSKPISHRKACKECDCHPVGAAGQTCNQTTGQCPCKDGVTGITCNRCAKGYQQSRSPIAPCIKIPAAPPTTTASSTEEPADCDSYCKASKGKLKINMKKYCKKDYAVQIHILKAEKNADWWKFTVNIISVYKQGSNRIRRGDQTLWIHSKDIACKCPKIKPMKKYLLLGNNEDSPDQSGIIADKTSLVIQWRDTWARRLRKFQQREKKGKCKKA